In Nitrospirota bacterium, the genomic window CTCTTCATACAAAGATACTTGAAAAGCTTGGAGCAACACAGGTTGTGTATCCGGAGCGTGATATGGCAATACGTGTTGCAACCCATATAGTAACGCCCAATATTATTGACAGCCTTATCCTTTCTCCCGAATATTGTATTAGTGAAATACCGGCGCCGAGAAGTTTTATCGGCAAGATGCTGAAAGACACGAATATAAGGACTATGCACAAGGTTAACATAATTGCCATAAAAAGGCGGACGACTGAAATGCAAAAGGGAAAGAGCGTGGTAAAAGAGGTTGTTAATGTTGCACCGGCCGGAGATGATGTCGTAATGGAGGGGGATATCCTTGTATTCCTGGGACGCGAGGATGATATTGAGAAGCTAAGTAGACTTTAGTAATAGGAAGACTGAAGACAATGGTCTCCTACCTTCGGTCTTCAGCCTAATTACATTTATTTCCCCTTTATGTTATAATATAGTCCATGACTGAATTCTGGATTGAAGTAATTCTGATACTGCTTCTGATCCTTGCCAATGGTTTCTTTGCCTGCTCTGAAATAGCCATAATATCTGCCAGGAAGAGCCGCATTAAGCATTTG contains:
- a CDS encoding TrkA family potassium uptake protein; the encoded protein is MAIQVVVIGLGRFGSSVVETLAQKGCEILAMDVNEENVKAITEHATHAVQCDATDIRTLKELGVQNMDVAIVSIGEDVEASVLIVMALKELGVKEIIAKAVTPLHTKILEKLGATQVVYPERDMAIRVATHIVTPNIIDSLILSPEYCISEIPAPRSFIGKMLKDTNIRTMHKVNIIAIKRRTTEMQKGKSVVKEVVNVAPAGDDVVMEGDILVFLGREDDIEKLSRL